The stretch of DNA GCGGGCGCGGTGCGCGCGGGCCCGGCGCTGCAGGTGGAAGGTGGCGGCGGGGCCGTCTCCGACCGGGACGGGTTTGCGGTCGATGCGCCGGCCGATCGCCTCCAGCAGCCGGCGGGCGCCGTGGTAGTCGCCCCGCCACAGCAGCGCGGTGCCCTCGCAGGCCAGCTTGTGGGCGGTGTCGGCGTTCATCCGGTCGTCGGCGGTGATGACGCGGCGCGGCGGCCGGGCGCCGCTCTCCGAGCGCCAGCCGGCACTCCGCTCGGTGTCGGATTCGGTCCACTGGATCGCGGGCACGGCGTGCTCCTCGTGGTCAAGCGTGCACGGGCACGAAGAGCACTGCGGCGCGGGCGGGAAGGCCCGGGCCGCGGCTCGGAACGGGAAACGGGGCGGTTCCCGCCCGCCGCCCCGCCGCGCGGCGGGGCCTCTTTTTCGGACGGGTCCGCCCGACGAGCCTGGCACGGCCCGGTCCGGACGGCAAACCGGTCAGCGCTGCGGCCGGCCGCCCGCCGGGCCGTCCGGTGCGGAGTTGATCGCCATGGCCCGCTCGCTCCCCGCCATCCAGGCGGCCAGGGTCAGGCAGCCGGCTTCGAAGGCGACGAGGTCGGGGCCCCAGCGGCCGCCGCCGCGCCGGGTGCGGGCGAGCAGCACCAGCCCACCAGCCAGGTTGAGGCCGCCCCAGACCGCGTTGGCGAGCGGACCGGAACTCCGCCCGGCCAGCGGGGTGAGGTGGCGCCGCCCGGTGACGGCGGTGGCCAGATGCGGTGCGCTGTTGGCGACCAGCACCCCGGCCGCGAACGCCGATACGCGTGAGGAGTCCATGCACCGACCCTAGTGCGCTGAGCCGCTGATGGGGTCTCTCCTCGTCTCCGCGCCCTGGTCTTCCCCGTTCCCCGGCCCCGCGCCGCCCCGGTCAGTGAGCGGGCACCGACACGCAGACCATCGTGGTGTCCTCCAGCGCCTCGACAGCCCCGGGCGCCTGCTCCGGAACGTGCGCGAAGCCGCCTGCGCGCACCGTCACGGCGTCGTCCCCGGCGCCCACCCGCAGCGCGCCGCTGAGCACCACCCAGACCTCCGCGTAGGGGGCGGGCAGGTCGGCGCGCGCCCCCGCGTAGAAGAACGAGGTGTAGGCGCTCATCGCCCCGCCGGCCTCTTCGCCGAGGGCGGGCGCGATGAGGATCCGGTCGCCGAAGCGGACGGCGCCGTCGCCGATCTCCGAACTGAACCCGCGGACCCGCGGGGGCGTGGCGGCCATGATGGGACCTCTCTTCCTCCGTGCCGGTCAGGCGTCGAGCTCGGCCGCGGCGGCGGCGTGCACGGGCGGCGCCTGGATTCCGAGCTCCCGTGCGATGGCCGGGATCTCGGGGTCGGCGAGGAACCCCGCGTAGTCCTCTTCGTCCCAGTCGAAGACGGACCACACCCGGTGCGCGTCGTCGGGGTCGAAATAGGCCCGGGCGCCTCGGCAGCCGTGCTCCCGCCGCTTCCGCGCGCCGGCGGTCTCGAAGACCTCCAGGAACCGGTCGGGGTCGGCGACCCTGGCGATGGTGACGATCACTGCCCGCTCCTCCGCGCCGTGGACGGCTTTCCGCCGCTCGACCGGCATCGTAGAACTTCGACTTAACTCGAAGTCAACCGCCGGCGGCGCTTCGGAGAGGATGCCTGCCGACGGGGCCGGCGCCCTGCGCTGAATCCGCGGACCGGCCCGCCTCCGATACCGGGCTGGACGCCGTAGCGGACCCCGAGGGCGCCGCCGGCCGCACCCGCGTCGGTGGCCGGCGCCTCTCCTGGAACGTCGCTACCGGGGACGATCATGGTGGCATGCGCACAGCGAACACCCCCGACGACGAACCGGGGCGGCGCGCCGACCGCGAGCAGGCCGACGTCGGCCACCTCGCCGCGGTCCTCTCCCGGCGCCGCGCGGAGCTGGCCGGCCACAACGCCGTCATCGGCGGCGGAGAGGTGGTGCACGCCCTCACCGAGGCGGTGTGGGCCGGGGTGCGGGTGCCCGCGGTGCCCTGCCACGCCAGCGCCGACCCGCTGCGGCTGCGCCCGACCGACGCCCCCGTCTCCTGCCGCCGCTGCCTGCGCCGGCTCGCCGGCCGGGACCACGGCGTGCCCGAGGGGCAGCTCACCCTGGACGCGGCGGCCCCGCCCTCCGGTCCGGACGCGACCCGCTGACCGCGCGCGATGCCTGAGAGATCGTCGGGTATGCGGACGGTCGCCCGGAGCGCCCGACCGCCGGTCGGAAAGAGCAGAGGCCCGGGGCTCGGCGCCGCCGTGGGGCACCCCGCGAAGGGCCGGCAGGGGAGGGCGGCGGGCGGTGTGCCGCCTTCGACGCAGGCCGGTTTCACCGCCCGCCGCCGCCCGCCTCCACGATCAACGGCCTCCTGCAGGGCCCCTCGGCGGCCACGGCGATGCAGGGCTCGAAGTTGAGCTCAGGGCGGCCCGCGGTCGAACACTGCGGGCCGCCGGGAGGACGGCCGGCAGGCTCTGAAAGGGGCGGGACACCGGCAGCGCCGGCCGTCCTGTTTTCCGTGGAGGGGAACCGCCTGCCGACCCAAGACGTGCACCCGGCCGGCCGGGAATTCGCCCCGGGGCCTCGGCGCCGGGCGGCAGCGGAAAGACCAGGCGGCCGGTGAGGGCCCCGAACACCCGGGCCTCTTGCGGCCGCACCTATGCGGGACGGGCAGGTCCATCGTCTTCATGCACCACCCGGTCCGGGGCGGGCACGGACGCATCCGGCGGCCCGCCGCCTGCGTGACTCCGCGACGTTCCCGGAAGTCCCCGGGGCCGTGCGGGGAGGCCGCCGGGGCGGCATCGGCGCCGTCCGGCCGGGCCGGTCAGACGATGTCCAGCGGCTCCCTGCGGCGGGGCGGCGGGAACGCCTCGTCGATGGCGGCCAGCTCGGCCGGGGTGAGCCCGACCTCCAGGGCCGCGGCGTTCTCCCGGACGTGCGCCTCCTGGACCGCCTTGGGGATGGCGGCGACGTTCCCGTCGCGGATCGCCCAGGCGAGCGCCACCTGGGCCGGCGTGATGCCGCGGTCGGCGGCGATGCCGGTGAGGGCGGGGGAGCGCAGCAGGTCGCCGCGGAGCCGGCCGGCCTGGGCCAGCGGGCAGTAGGCCATCACCGGCAACCCGCGCTCGCGGCACCAGGGCAGCAGGTCGTAGTCGGCGCCGCGCGAGGCGGCGTGGTAGAGCACCTGGTCGGTGACGCACTCCGAGCCGCCGGGCAGCGACCACAGCTCGGCCATGTCGTCGGTGTCCAGGTTGGACACGCCCCACCGGCGGATCTTGCCCTCGTCGACCAGTCCCTGCAGGGCCTGCACGGTCTCGGCGAGCGGCACGCCGCCGCGCCAGTGCAGCAGGTAGACGTCGATGTAGTCGGTGCCCAGCCGGTCCAGGCTGCGCTCGCAGGCGGCCTTGGCCGACCCCAGGCCCGCGTTGTGCGGGTAGACCTTGGAGACGATCACCACCTCGTCCCGCCGGCCGGCGACCGCCTCGCCGACGACCCGCTCCGCGCCGCCCTCGCCGTACATCTCGGCGGTGTCGATCAGGGTCATCCCCAGGTCGACGCCGGTGCGCAGGGCCCGCACCTCGGCGTCGAACGCGCCGGGGTCCTCGCCCATGTACCAGGTGCCCTGGCCGATGGCGGGGACGGTGATCTCCCCGCCGAACGTGATCGTCCTCGTGCCTGTCACGCGCCTCTTCCTCCGGTTCCACTCCGCCGGCGCCCTGTTTCCGCTCCCATCTCCTATCACGCGCCGGCGGCCTGGCGCGGAGCCGGGCGGCCACCGGGCTCCCGGTCACGGAGGACCCGCGGGACCGGCGCCGGTCGCGCCCGGGACGGACCTCCCGGACCGCCTCGCCGGCGCTCGCCCGCCCGAGGGCGCCGCTCCGGCCCCTTCCCGGCGCCGGGGGCGGGGTCAGTGCCCGCCGGTGAAGAACTCCGCCAGCGCCGGGGCCAGCACCTCGGGGGAGACGCCGTGCCAGTCGCCGGGCCGGCCCCGGTGCGCCGGTAGGCGATGGACGTGCCGTCCGCCGACCGGACGGTCCCCCTCTGCTGCTCCGCGGTTCCGCTCATCCCTGCTCAGCTCCTCCGGTCCTCTCCGCGCCTGTTCCGGCCTTGGCGTTGAGGACCTTCCGTCCCGGCGGACCTCACCGCTCCGTCCGCCCGGGCGCGGCAGGTAACCGTTGGATAACCGAGCACTTCTTCCGGCGGCGCAGGGCTTCGCGGTTCGCCAGGCTGGTTCCACCGGCCGCGGGTTGATTCCGTACGCACACCCTTGCCCCGCGGCCCCGCCGGCGCCGTGCGCGCGGGGGACCGAGGGCACTGCCCGCGCGCACGGCTCACCGGGGGCCGCTCACTCCTGCGGCGGCCGGGAGATCTCGTGGAAGACCCGCTTGAACTCGGCGAAGGCCTCCGGTCCGACCGCTTCGGCGTGCCGCCGCTCGATCTCGGCGACGAGCGCGGCGCCCCGCTCCATCTGGTCCAGGGCGCGGCGGGTGGGGACGATGAGCTTGGCCCGGCGGTCGTCCGGGTCGGGGCGGCGCTCGACGTAGCCCAGGGCCTCCAGCTCGTCGATGAGCTTGCCGATGACCTGCTTGTGCCGGCGGGAGCGGCGGGCGATGTCGGTGGCGCGGGTCCCCTCCGGGTCCAGGTGGGCGAGGACGGCGCCGTGCCGCGGCCGCAGTTCCGAGTGCCCCTGCTCGGCGAGGGCGTCGAAGAGCTCCCCCTGGAAGGCGAAGAGCAGGCGTGCGGCGAGCACCCCCAGGTCGGGAAGGTTCTCCTGGCGCTCGCTGCGCGGCATCTCATCCTCCGTCCGCGGCCCGCTCCCGGGGCCGCCTCGATCCCGGTCGACCTTTACCGACTGTCAACATAAGCGGTCGTCCGGGGTCCGCGGCCGGGCGTACACGCCCGCTGAGGCGGGGAGGGAGGGCAGGCCGGGATCGGGAGCCGTCCGGCGGTGAACGAGGACGCGCTCCGACCGCATCACCGCCTAGCGTTCCGGCCATGGACAGGGGCGGCCTCTCCGGGGGAGCGGCGGGCGCCGCGGGGGCGCGGCGATCGCGGAGACGACCCCGCCCTTCTCAGTCCCCACGACCGCCGCCGTTCCCTCCGCGCCCGGCCGAGCGACGCGGCGCAGAGGGAGCCGCCAGGCCGACCGGGGATCGCAGCGGAAGCGCACCGCGGTGCAAACGGCGGCGGAGGGCGCCCTTGCGCGAAATCCCGCCGCACGTTTCGGCCATGGCCCGACCATGCGCATCTCCGGGGCGGTCCGGAAGTATCCGGAAGGAGCGGTTCACCGAACCGTTCGGTAGTGGCGAGCTGTCCGCCGGGCCAGATGCGGCGGAGGAGAGGCGGAGCGATGGAACCGAGCAGCGCGGCCGGAGCGCGGGGCCGGGTGGAGAAGGCGCTGGCCTACATCGTGCACGGACCCCGCCTCCTGGTCTTCCGGCACGTCGGCGAGCCGCCGGAGGAGGTGGGCCTGCAGGTGCCGGGCGGCACCGTCCGGCCGGCCGAGACCCCCGCCGACGCGGCGCTGCGCGAGGCCCGCGAGGAGACCGGCCTGTCCGGCCTGGAACTGGTCGGCAAGGTCGGCGAGACCCGCTACGACCTGGCGCCCTACCGCCCGGAGGTGCAGATCCGCCATGTCTTC from Nocardiopsis composta encodes:
- a CDS encoding cupin, which produces MAATPPRVRGFSSEIGDGAVRFGDRILIAPALGEEAGGAMSAYTSFFYAGARADLPAPYAEVWVVLSGALRVGAGDDAVTVRAGGFAHVPEQAPGAVEALEDTTMVCVSVPAH
- a CDS encoding aldo/keto reductase, whose protein sequence is MTGTRTITFGGEITVPAIGQGTWYMGEDPGAFDAEVRALRTGVDLGMTLIDTAEMYGEGGAERVVGEAVAGRRDEVVIVSKVYPHNAGLGSAKAACERSLDRLGTDYIDVYLLHWRGGVPLAETVQALQGLVDEGKIRRWGVSNLDTDDMAELWSLPGGSECVTDQVLYHAASRGADYDLLPWCRERGLPVMAYCPLAQAGRLRGDLLRSPALTGIAADRGITPAQVALAWAIRDGNVAAIPKAVQEAHVRENAAALEVGLTPAELAAIDEAFPPPRRREPLDIV
- a CDS encoding MarR family winged helix-turn-helix transcriptional regulator, with translation MPRSERQENLPDLGVLAARLLFAFQGELFDALAEQGHSELRPRHGAVLAHLDPEGTRATDIARRSRRHKQVIGKLIDELEALGYVERRPDPDDRRAKLIVPTRRALDQMERGAALVAEIERRHAEAVGPEAFAEFKRVFHEISRPPQE
- a CDS encoding NUDIX hydrolase; the protein is MEPSSAAGARGRVEKALAYIVHGPRLLVFRHVGEPPEEVGLQVPGGTVRPAETPADAALREAREETGLSGLELVGKVGETRYDLAPYRPEVQIRHVFHLRPAGPVPDRWESWEMHDGTAPPTRFECFWIPLAAGHVLQSGQGALLGRLHDALTA